The proteins below are encoded in one region of Corvus hawaiiensis isolate bCorHaw1 chromosome 3, bCorHaw1.pri.cur, whole genome shotgun sequence:
- the XPO1 gene encoding exportin-1 yields MPAIMTMLADHAARQLLDFNQKLDINLLDNVVNCLYHGEGAQQRMAQEVLTHLKEHPDAWTRVDTILEFSQNMNTKYYGLQILENVIKTRWKILPRNQCEGIKKYVVGLIIKTSSDPTCVEKEKVYIGKLNMILVQILKQEWPKHWPTFISDIVGASRTSESLCQNNMVILKLLSEEVFDFSSGQITQVKAKHLKDSMCNEFSQIFQLCQFVMENSQNAPLVHATLETLLRFLNWIPLGYIFETKLISTLIYKFLNVPMFRNVSLKCLTEIAGVSVSQYEEQFVTLFTLTMMQLKQMLPLNTNIRLAYSNGKDDEQNFIQNLSLFLCTFLKEHGLLIEKRLNLRETLMEALHYMLLVSEVEETEIFKICLEYWNHLAAELYRESPFSTSASPLLSGSQHFDVPPRRQLYLPVLSKVRLLMVSRMAKPEEVLVVENDQGEVVREFMKDTDSINLYKNMRETLVYLTHLDYADTERIMTEKLHNQVNGTEWSWKNLNTLCWAIGSISGAMHEEDEKRFLVTVIKDLLGLCEQKRGKDNKAIIASNIMYIVGQYPRFLRAHWKFLKTVVNKLFEFMHETHDGVQDMACDTFIKIAQKCRRHFVQVQVGEVMPFIDEILNNINTIICDLQPQQVHTFYEAVGYMIGAQTDQTVQEHLIEKYMLLPNQVWDSIIQQATKNVDILKDPETVKQLGSILKTNVRACKAVGHPFVIQLGRIYLDMLNVYKCLSENISAAIQANGEMVTKQPLIRSMRTVKRETLKLISGWVSRSNDPQMVAENFVPPLLDAVLIDYQRNVPAAREPEVLSTMAIIVNKLGGHITAEIPQIFDAVFECTLNMINKDFEEYPEHRTNFFLLLQAVNSHCFPAFLAIPPAQFKLVLDSIIWAFKHTMRNVADTGLQILYTLLQNVAQEETAAQSFYQTYFCDILQHIFSVVTDTSHTAGLTMHASILAYMFNLVEEGKISTPLNPGNPVNNQMFIQEYVANLLKSAFPHLQDAQVKLFVTGLFSLNQDIPAFKEHLRDFLVQIKEFAGEDTSDLFLEERETALRQAQEEKHKLQMSVPGILNPHEIPEEMCD; encoded by the exons ATGCCAGCAATTATGACAATGTTAGCAGACCATGCAGCTCGTCAGCTGCTGGATTTTAACCAGAAACTGGATATCAATCTCTTGGACAATGTGGTGAACTGCTTGTACCATGGAGAAGGTGCACAG CAAAGAATGGCACAAGAAGTGTTGACTCACTTAAAAGAACATCCTGATGCATGGACAAGAGTTGATACTATTTTGGAGTTCTCTCAGAACATGAATACCAAA TATTATGGACTGCAAATCTTGGAAAATGTGATAAAAACAAGATGGAAGATTCTTCCAAGGAACCAGTGCGAAG gtattaaaaaatatgttgttGGCCTGATTATCAAGACCTCATCTGACCCAACGTGTGTAGAA aaagAGAAGGTGTATATTGGGAAACTGAATATGATTCTTGTTCAG ATCCTGAAACAGGAGTGGCCGAAGCACTGGCCGACGTTTATCAGCGATATTGTGGGAGCCAGCAGGACCAGCGAGAGCCTCTGTCAGAACAACATGGTGATCCTGAAACTGCTGAGTGAAGAAGTGTTTGATTTTTCCAGTGGCCAGATTACTCAAGTAAAAGCTAAGCATTTGAAAGACAG catgtGTAATGAATTCTCTCAGATATTTCAACTGTGTCAGTTTGTGATG GAAAACTCCCAAAACGCTCCCTTAGTCCATGCAACTTTGGAAACTTTGCTACGATTTCTGAACTGGATTCCTCTGGGATATATATTTGAGACCAAGTTAATCAGCACACTAATATACAAG TTCTTAAATGTTCCCATGTTTCGAAATGTCTCTTTGAAGTGCCTCACAGAGATTGCAGGTGTCAGTGTAAGCCAGTATGAAGAACAGTTTGTAACACTTTTTACACTGACCATGATGCAGTTAAAACAG ATGCTTCCTTTAAATACCAATATCCGACTTGCGTATTCGAATGGAAAAGATGATGAACAGAACTTCATTCAGAATCTCAGTTTGTTCCTCTGCACGTTCCTCAAGGAGCATGGTCTGCTTATAGAAAAAAGGTTAAATTTGAGGGAAACACTAATGGAG GCTCTTCATTACATGCTGTTGGTGTCAGAAGttgaagaaactgaaattttcaAGATTTGTCTGGAGTATTGGAACCATTTAGCTGCTGAGCTCTACAGGGAAAGTCCATTCTCAACGTCTGCTTCTCCACTGCTTTCGGGGAGTCAACACTTCGATGTTCCTCCCAGGAGACAGCTTTATTTGCCTGTTTTGTCCAAG GTTCGATTGCTCATGGTCAGCCGCATGGCCAAGCCTGAAGAAGTCCTGGTTGTGGAAAATGATCAAGGGGAGGTAGTTCGGGAATTCATGAAGGATACGGATTCCATAAACTTGTATAAAAATATGAGAGAAACGTTGG TTTATCTCACGCATCTGGATTATGCAGACACGGAACGAATTATGACTGAAAAGCTTCACAATCAAGTGAATGGCACTGAGTGGTCGTGGAAAAATCTGAACACCCTGTGCTGGGCTATCGGCTCCATCAGCGGTGCCATGCACGAAGAAGATGAAAAGAGATTCCTGGTTACAGTAATTAAG GATCTCCTGGGACTCTGTGAACAAAAGCGAGGAAAGGACAACAAAGCCATTATCGCATCAAATATAATGTATATAGTAGGTCAATACCCACGGTTTTTGAGAGCTCACTGGAAATTTTTGAAGACCGTAGTCAACAAGCTGTTTGAATTTATGCATG AAACCCACGATGGCGTCCAGGACATGGCTTGTGATACCTTCATAAAAATAGCACAAAAATGCCGCCGACACTTTGTCCAGGTTCAGGTGGGAGAGGTCATGCCATTTATTGATGAAATCCTGAACAATATTAACACAATCATCTGTGACCTTCAGCCACAACAG GTGCACACATTTTATGAAGCAGTTGGATACATGATTGGGGCACAGACAGACCAGACTGTGCAGGAGCATCTGATAGAAAAGTACATGTTGTTGCCTAACCAGGTGTGGGACAGCATCATTCAGCAGGCAACAAAG aatgttGATATTCTAAAGGATCCTGAAACAGTTAAGCAGCTTGGTAGCATTCTGAAAACCAATGTAAGAGCGTGTAAAGCAGTTGGCCACCCCTTTGTGATTCAGCTTGGAAGAATTTATTTAGATATGCTGAATGTGTACAAGTGCctaagtgaaaatatttctgcagctaTTCAGGCTAATG GTGAAATGGTAACAAAGCAGCCCTTGATTAGAAGTATGAGGACTGTAAAAAGGGAAaccttaaaattaatttctggttGGGTGAGCAGGTCCAATGATCCGCAGATG GTAGCTGAAAACTTTGTTCCTCCGTTGTTGGATGCAGTTCTCATTGACTACCAGCGGAACGTGCCGGCCGCTCGGGAGCCCGAGGTGCTCAGTACCATGGCTATCATTGTCAACAAGCTGGGGGGACACATCACTGCTGAAATACCTCAGATCTTCGATGCTGTTTTTGAGTGCACATTAAACATGATCAACAAG GACTTTGAAGAATATCCTGAACATAGAACAAACTTCTTCTTGCTACTCCAAGCTGTAAATTCTCACTGCTTCCCAGCCTTCCTGGCCATTCCACCTGCACAGTTCAAACTTGTCCTGGATTCTATTATTTGGGCTTTCAAACACACGATGAGAAATGTTGCAGACACAG GACTTCAGATCCTTTATACCCTGCTACAGAACGTTGCACAGGAGGAGACCGCTGCCCAGAGTTTCTATCAGACGTATTTCTGCGATATCCTCCAGCACATCTTCTCCGTGGTCACAGACACCTCGCACACTGCAG GTTTGACAATGCATGCGTCAATCCTTGCGTACATGTTCAACTTGgtagaagagggaaaaataagtaCTCCTTTAAATCCTGGAAATCCAGTGAACAACCAAATGTTTATTCAGGAGTACGTGGCTAATCTCCTCAAATCTGCATTTCCTCACCTGCAAGA TGCCCAGGTTAAGTTGTTCGTAACAGGACTCTTCAGTTTAAACCAGGATATTCCTGCCTTCAAGGAACACCTAAGGGATTTCCTGGTCCAAATCAAG GAATTTGCAGGTGAAGACACATCAGACTTGTTCTtggaggagagagaaacagcCCTTCGGCAGGCTCAAGAGGAGAAGCATAAACTTCAGATGTCTGTACCTGGCATCCTTAATCCACATGAAATTCCTGAGGAGATGTgcgattaa